One window of the Colletotrichum destructivum chromosome 6, complete sequence genome contains the following:
- a CDS encoding uncharacterized protein (Putative zn(2)Cys(6) fungal-type DNA-binding domain, transcription factor domain, fungi) — translation MPGRPPKRPAEGGDPAATSSDGDAAPTAAAKVKLPRLEKGGQEDFSSVVKNRLSSYTRTGQACDRCKVRKIRCDALPEGCSHCINQNLDCYVTDRVTGRTERRGYLQELEREKMDMLSHVRELEKLLENNGIEVKPYNWSPYGASYPPPGVTYDHMGNPIEDPAEKDAWTKVGSLWVKNYAYKPAASRSFPRSTLESRPVHNHLGVGSDSAPLSSIKGTQLSILGTTIDVTSFDAPDIDEPAPDTKVSQPLYNKSLQSFLQSCMNINPHVAIELPSRSDAFTYSEWYFLMIWPFLPVLHKPTFLDILTRMYDEPNFEPSVPDLVMVHMVFATIYFQYGVRNWEQQETRSQLNDLSNKHYHFALSKMFDLASSQSVAAVQAMAMICAHSRSFPKPGCGSMIVNFAFHRAIDLNMHRAMKVPGDTTNLENEIRKRTWWTILLVYVTLNGRLGRPMPITVEEYDVDFPEPIADEALTPDGVDPSVTTPCTYHVGLAGFKILPLFMEMYSNIYSVRRDPKNYVDVVNSLEEQLRLWKDNLPESLQINPGQTEHEGRMYALYIQMYALEFRLCLRHPSVAMTSDRKMLLENARICEETAAHMLNAVKSLVKLKSLDTTWYQMAVYGAAIFTTLVAHWERRFEATPSQIASLREEMRDWMEIINATVSLLGTGARISNEINVIIERTISWIEHDQKQKDSSLTPAIKPDPVESSPFQLSSQHPTTQSMAASAVETAAKAFYPDSTNSNETTPYPSLAYAEQPSSNNNVNNVPSTAGFETDNGYSYTSAGQPTSTADDSSAETNPLIAFASQATQHVADPAGSAAAAELLWRQSASQGNTWHDWTAAMADSQDRYSANALLTLGGASRDTGSVTETTTVADMTAVSAPAGQWPLIIFDGAAIPGGQ, via the exons ACAAGGACTGGACAGGCTTGCGACAGGTGCAAA GTTAGGAAGATACGTTGCGATGCCCTTCCCGAAGGATGCTCCCACTGCATTAACCAGAACCTCGACTGCTACGTCACCGATCGCGTCACCGGCCGTACCGAGCGAAGAGGCTACctccaggagctcgagagggagaagatggacaTGCTGTCCCATGTGcgcgagctcgagaagctcctcgaGAACAATGGCATCGAGGTCAAGCCCTACAACTGGTCCCCTTACGGCGCCAGCTACCCGCCTCCCGGCGTCACCTATGATCACATGGGCAACCCTATCGAAGACCctgccgagaaggacgccTGGACCAAGGTCGGCTCCCTCTGGGTCAAGAACTACGCCTACAAGCCAGCCGCCAGTCGCTCGTTCCCCCGCTCCACTCTTGAATCGCGTCCCGTCCACAACCATCTCGGTGTCGGCTCCGACAGTGCGCCTCTCAGCTCCATTAAGGGTACTCAGCTGTCCATCCTCGGCACCACCATTGACGTTACATCCTTTGACGCCCCTGATATCGACGAGCCCGCACCCGACACCAAAGTCTCCCAGCCCCTCTACAACAAGTCGCTCCAGTCTTTTCTCCAGTCATGCATGAACATTAATCCTCACGTCGCCATCGAGCTTCCCTCGCGAAGCGACGCCTTCACCTACTCAGAGTGGTATTTCCTCATGATATGGCCCTTCCTGCCAGTCCTGCACAAACCAACCTTCCTGGACATC CTGACCCGCATGTACGATGAACCCAACTTCGAGCCGTCGGTCCCTGATCTAGTCATGGTCCACATGGTTTTCGCCACAATATACTTCCAGTACGGCGTGCGGAATTGGGAGCAGCAGGAGACGCGTTCTCAGCTCAACGATCTATCTAACAAGCATTACCACTTCGCCCTGAGCAAGATGTTCGACCTAGCCTCCTCGCAGTCCGTAGCCGCCGTccaggccatggccatgatTTGCGCACACAGTCGCAGCTTTCCCAAACCCGGATGCGGTTCCATGATTGTCAACTTTGCCTTCCACCGCGCCATCGACTTGAACATGCACCGTGCCATGAAGGTACCCGGCGACACGACCAATCTGGAAAACGAGATCCGCAAGCGCACCTGGTGGACCATCCTACTCGTCTACGTCACACTGAATGGCCGTCTCGGAAGGCCCATGCCCATCACGGTCGAGGAGTACGACGTCGACTTCCCGGAGCCCATCGCGGACGAGGCCCTGACCCCGGACGGCGTAGACCCCTCCGTCACAACGCCATGCACGTATCACGTCGGACTGGCTGGTTTCAAGATCCTGCCCCTCTTTATGGAGATGTACTCCAACATCTACAGTGTCAGACGTGACCCCAAAAACTACGTTGATGTGGTCAACTCTCTCGAGGAACAGCTTCGTCTGTGGAAGGACAACCTGCCCGAGTCTCTTCAGATCAATCCCGGTCAGACGGAGCACGAAGGCCGTATGTACGCCCTGTATATACAGATGTACGCACTCGAATTCCGTCTCTGCCTGCGCCATCCGTCCGTGGCAATGACCAGCGACCGAAAGATGCTTCTCGAGAATGCCCGCATTTGCGAAGAGACCGCTGCACATATGCTTAATGCCGTCAAGAGCCTGGTGAAGCTCAAGTCTCTAGACACGACATGGTACCAGATGGCCGTGTACGGTGCTGCCATCTTCACAACCTTGGTTGCCCACTGGGAGCGAAGATTCGAGGCGACGCCCAGTCAGATCGCTAGCCTTCGCGAGGAGATGAGAGACTGGATGGAGATCATCAATGCAACGGTTTCGCTGCTAG GGACTGGCGCTCGCATCAGCAACGAAATCAACGTGATCATTGAGAGGACCATTAGTTGGATCGAGCACGATCAGAAGCAGAAAGACTCATCACTCACCCCGGCGATCAAGCCCGACCCGGTGGAATCATCGCCCTTCCAGCTTTCGTCACAGCACCCGACAACGCAAAGTATGGCTgccagcgccgtcgagacGGCTGCGAAAGCTTTCTACCCGGATTCTACCAACTCAAACGAGACAACTCCGTATCCGTCTCTGGCCTACGCTGAGCAGCCATCCAGCAATAACAACGTGAATAACGTGCCATCGACGGCTGGCTTTGAGACCGATAACGGCTATTCATACACGTCTGCGGGGCAACCAACTAGCACGGCCGACGACAGCTCGGCCGAGACTAATCCTCTCATTGCCTTCGCCTCTCAGGCCACCCAACACGTGGCGGACCCTGCGGgctctgcggcggcggccgagctCCTCTGGAGACAGTCAGCATCGCAAGGGAATACCTGGCATGACTGGACAgcggccatggccgacaGCCAGGACAGATACAGCGCCAACGCTCTGCTGACTCTGGGTGGCGCCTCTCGGGATACAGGCTCGGTGACAGAGACAACAACCGTGGCCGACATGACTGCCGTGTCAGCTCCGGCCGGCCAGTGGCCACTCATTATTTTCGACGGTGCAGCAATACCCGGTGGTCAGTAG
- a CDS encoding Putative alpha/beta hydrolase-1, peptidase S33 tripeptidyl aminopeptidase-like protein: MRSFLTAVSLLGFLALPSQAQKPHHDVDPAHFPGITPSTELVWHDCYTVFKCARLKVHAKVTDPRKPKKVKGNCGQPTVDLAIVKLPYVPVSGGPPHQGAVHVSLGGWSSSSTNFLVRFGEDYAPLFAGYDLIAIDYRGWGWTTPAFRCFASEEERKQFALSEPQLLGTDDAAYTAREKRAEDFAKRCKKNGEDVGRFMGTYSNAVDHYTVMKADNRTKMGFWGISSGAHLGQTIAKVYPEVVDKFLFDSPAPSSLAYTVTTAQPSQIKDAERGLDAFFYTCLHAPANCSFAGSSTTTAELRSRYTALETKLKTKPLGGTGTDKKFDWSALHSFLTIAIHGPGWFPVLSNVLTEAETGAVGGWIGYVLTSVLHQVPAPLPLLTEDAPFEGILAGVCTDELRHIKSKDDFESYFKSMTDAAPSVASIFSEWRLVCSKWKIDPVNRLDDTSGGPVRTQGKFVVLNGVGDPASSVEGAKGVVARFSPGVLVKTLAAGHTSFAATSNCLFGVFYTFFVLGQMPAEGTTCGDLFTAPFGVQLPPSF; encoded by the exons ATGAGGTCTTTTCTCACAGCCGTGTCCCTTCTGGGCTTCCTCGCTCTCCCATCACAGGCCCAGAAACCGCACCACGACGTCGACCCTGCCCATTTCCCCGGCATCACCCCCAGCACCGAGCTCGTGTGGCATGATTGCTATACCGTCTTCAAGTGCGCTCGATTGAAA GTCCACGCCAAAGTCACCGATCCCCGGAAGCCTAAAAAAGTCAAGGGGAACTGCGGCCAGCCAACCGTTGACCTTGCTATCGTCAAGCTCCCCTACGTCCCCGTCTCCGGCGGCCCCCCTCACCAGGGTGCCGTTCACGTCTCCCTCGGCGGCTGgagttcgtcgtcgaccaaCTTCCTCGTCCGCTTCGGCGAAGACTACGCCCCCTTGTTCGCGGGTTATGATCTCATCGCCATTG ACTACCGCGGCTGGGGTTGGACAACCCCGGCCTTCCGCTGCTTCGCCTCCGAGGAAGAACGAAAACAGTTCGCACTCTCTGAGCCACAGCTCctcggcaccgacgacgCGGCCTACACCGCGAGAGAGAAGCGTGCGGAGGACTTCGCAAAGAGGTGCAAGAAgaacggcgaggacgtcgggAGGTTCATGGGCACATACTCCAACGCTGTCGACCACTATACCGTCATGAAGGCCGATAACCGTACCAAGATGGGCTTCTGGGGCATCTCATCGGGGGCTCACCTGGGGCAGACGATTGCGAAGGTGTACCCggaggtcgtcgacaagTTCCTCTTTGACA GCcccgcgccgtcttcgcTCGCGTACACCGTCACGACGGCCCAGCCATCCCAAATCAAAGACGCAGaacgcggcctcgacgccttTTTCTATACATGCCTCCATGCGCCGGCAAACTGTTCCTTTGCAGGATCCTCCACCACGACGGCCGAGCTCCGATCCCGCTACACCGCTCTCGAAACCAAACTTAAGACCAAACCCCTCGGTGGAACTGGCACGGACAAGAAGTTTGACTGGTCGGCCTTACACTCCTTTCTCACCATTGCGATCCACGGCCCCGGGTGGTTCCCCGTCTTGAGCAACGTTCTTACCGAGGCCGAAACCGGCGCGGTGGGCGGCTGGATCGGCTACGTCCTGACGAGCGTCCTCCACCAAGTCCCGGCGCCGCTACCTCTCCTCACCGAGGACGCCCCCTTTGAAGGAATCCTCGCCGGCGTTTGCACGGATGAGTTGCGTCATATCAAAAGTAAAGACGACTTCGAATCCTATTTCAAGTCCATGACGGACGCGGCACCCAGCGTGGCGTCCATCTTCTCTGAGTGGCGCCTTGTCTGTTCCAAGTGGAAGATCGACCCGGTCAACAGGCTCGACGACACGTCCGGCGGGCCCGTCAGGACGCAGGGCAAGTTCGTGGTgctcaacggcgtcggcgatcCGGCGAGCAGCGTCGAAGGGGCCAAGGGCGTCGTGGCGCGGTTCTCGCCGGGCGTCCTAGTCAAGACCCTCGCTGCCGGGCATACCAGCTTCGCAGCGACCAGCAATTGCTTGTTTGGAGTTTTCTACACGTTTTTCGTTCTCGGGCAGATGCCTGCCGAGGGGACGACGTGTGGTGATTTGTTTACGGCGCCCTTCGGGGTCCAACTGCCCCCAAGCTTCTGA
- a CDS encoding Putative major facilitator, sugar transporter, major facilitator superfamily: MSAMQKILKKIVHNDAMESDPAEIYGWRVFALAASACFGAMSFGWDSSVIGGVVVMKPFQDDYGLSDNTANVDSANLVGNIVSTLQAGCFVGALAASPLTDRYGRKWCLVGIAAVILVGVVLQAVSLGKLAPIFVGRFIAGLGVGAASSINPLYVSENAPRAIRGLLTGLYQLFIVTGGMIAFWINYASDLHFSGKLKYIFPLAIQGLPSLLLLICMLFCNESPRWMARQDKWEEAKRILSVLRNLPENHPYLEDEFQEIVDQINNERQLMGDATFLKMQKEMWTVKGNRNRALISIFLMICQQMTGTNAINTYAPTIFKNLGIQGRSTGLFSTGIYGIVKVVACICFLLFMADSLGRRRSLLWTSIAQGCCMFYIGLYVRISPPVAGQPVPGAGYMALVSIFLFAAFFQFGWGPACWIYASEIPTARLRSLNVSLAAATQWLFNLIVARTVPNMLATVGAHGYGTYLIFGSFCFSMFVFVWFFVPETKGVSLEHMDALFGATEYGSEKHLAGDNVSETKTPAEVQVESINPSNAYVRKEGA, encoded by the exons ATGTCGGCCATGCAAAAGATTCTCAAGAAGATTGTCCACAATGATGCCATGGAGTCGGATCCCGCCGAGATTTACGGCTGGAGagtcttcgccctcgccgcctcggcctgtTTCGGTGCCATGTCCTTTGGCTGGGACAGTTCAGTCATCGGTGGCGTCGTTGTCATGAAACCCTTCCAAGA TGACTACGGTCTTTCTGATAACACCGCCAATGTCGACTCCGCGAACCTGGTGGGCAACATCGTGTCCACGCTCCAGGCTGGTTGtttcgtcggcgccctggcCGCCTCCCCGTTGACCGATAGATACGGCCGCAAGTGGTGCCTCGTTGGTATCGCTGCCGTTATCCTTGTCGGTGTCGTCCTCCAGGCCGTCTCTCTCGGAAAGCTCGCCCCCATTTTCGTCGGTCGCTTCATCGCCGGTCTCGGTGTCGGTGCCGCCTCCAGTATCAACCCTCTCTACGTCTCCGAAAACGCGCCCCGTGCCATCCGTGGTCTCCTGACCGGTCTCTACCAGCTCTTCATTGTGACGGGTGGTATGATTGCCTTCTGGATCAACTACGCCTCCGACCTCCACTTTAGCGGCAAGCTCAAGTACATCTTCCCTCTCGCCATCCAGGGCCTGCCCAGTCTCCTGCTTCTCATCTGCATGCTCTTCTGCAACGAGTCTCCTCGATGGATGGCCCGTCAAGACAAGTGGGAGGAGGCTAAGAGGATTCTTTCTGTCCTCCGCAACCTGCCAGAGAACCACCCCTATCTCGAGGACGAGTTCCAGGAGATTGTCGACCAGATTAACAATGAGAGACAGCTCATGGGCGACGCCACCTTCCTCAAGATGCAGAAGGAGATGTGGACCGTCAAGGGCAACCGCAACCGTGctctcatctccatcttcctcatGATTTGCCAGCAGATGACGGGAACCAACGCCATCAACACGTACGCCCCGACCATCTTCAAGAACCTTGGTATCCAGGGCCGCTCCACCGGTCTCTTCAGCACCGGTATCTACGGCATTGTCAAGGTGGTTGCTTGCATCTGCTTCCTGCTCTTCATGGCCGACtccctcggccgtcgccgttcgCTTCTCTGGACCTCCATCGCCCAGGGTTGCTGCATGTTTTACATTGGACTGTACGTCCGCATCTCCCCGCCTGTCGCTGGCCAGCCTGTCCCGGGTGCCGGATACATGGCACTGGtctccatcttcctcttcgccgccttcttccagTTCGGCTGGGGTCCGGCTTGCTGGATTTACGCCTCCGAGATCCCGACCGCCCGTCTCCGTTCGCTCAACGTCAGtcttgctgccgccaccCAGTGGCTCTTCaacctcatcgtcgcccgTACCGTCCCCAACATGTTGGCCACCGTCGGTGCTCACGGTTATGG AACCTACCTCATCTTCGgaagcttctgcttctccatGTTTGTTTTCGTCTGGTTCTTCGTCCCCGAGACCAAGGGTGTCTCCCTGGAGCACATGGACGCACTCTTTGGTGCCACTGAGTACGGCTCGGAGAAGCACCTCGCCGGTGACAACGTCAGCGAGACCAAGACCCCGGCCGAGGTCCAGGTCGAGTCCATCAACCCCTCCAACGCCTACGTCCGCAAAGAGGGCGCTTAG
- a CDS encoding Putative aspartic peptidase A1 family, aspartic peptidase, active: MTGSSFVSALTAGLALASTAAALPAGAQQERGFTVEQVRNPRYVRSGPLALAKAYRKYKAPLPEDLANVVANITAAGLVQRATGSVAANPQEYDIEYLSPVQIGTPAQTLNLDFDTGSSDLWVFSTSTPSSQRNGQTVYDPSKSSTASRLSGATWSIAYGDGSSSSGIVYKDTVTVGGLSVTGQAVEAASTVSDSFTSESDLDGLLGLGFSNINTVEPTQQSTFFDTAKSKLDAPLFTADLKHNKAGKYNFGYIDSSAYTGAITYTSVNSANGWWQFTSSGYQVGSNSFVTSSVTGIADTGTTLLLLPSSIVTAYYSKITGARYDSSQGGYTFPCSAAAPSFTFGVGSARVTIPGSYLNYAPISTSTCFGGLQSNTGIGISIYGDVALKAAFVVFNGGTKQLGWAAKTLS; the protein is encoded by the exons ATGACTGGCTCTTCCTTCGTCTCGGCCCTCAcggccggcctcgccctggcctcgacggccgctGCTCTCCCTGCCGGTGCCCAGCAGGAGAGGGGCTTCACCGTCGAGCAGGTCCGCAACCCGCGCTACGTCCGCtccggccccctcgccctcgccaaggCCTACCGCAAGTACAAGGCcccgctgcccgaggacctcgccaacgtcgtTGCCAACATCacagccgccggcctcgtccagcgcGCCACcggcagcgtcgccgccaacccgCAGGAGTACGACATTGAGTACCTGAGCCCCGTCCAGATCGGCACCCCGGCCCAGACGCTCAACCTAGACTTCGACACGGGCTCCTCCGACCTCTGGGTCTTCTCCACCTCGACCCCGTCCAGCCAGCGCAACGGTCAGACCGTCTACGACCCGAGCAagtcctcgaccgcctcccGCCTCTCCGGCGCCACCTGGTCCATCGCCTACGGCGAcggctccagctccagcggCATCGTCTACAAGgacaccgtcaccgtcggcggccttTCCGTCACCGGCCAGGCTGTCGAGGCGGCCTCGACCGTCTCCGACTCCTTCACCTCCGAGAGCGACCTGGACGGTCTGTTGGGCCTCGGCTTCAGCAACATTAACACCGTCGAACCCACTCAGCAGAGCACCTTCTTCGACACGGCCAAGTCCAAGCTGGACGCGCCCCTTTTCACTGCTGACCTGAAGCACAACAAGG CCGGCAAGTACAACTTTGGTTACATCGACAGCTCGGCCTACACCGGCGCCATCACCTACACGTCGGTCAACAGCGCCAACGGCTGGTGGCAGTTCACCTCGTCCGGCTACCAGGTCGGCTCTAACAGCTTCGTCACCAGCTCCGTCACTGGCATCGCCGACACGGGCACCAccctcctgctgctgcccagctccatcgtcaccgccTACTACAGCAAGATCACCGGCGCCCGCTACGACTCGTCCCAGGGCGGCTACACCTTCCCGtgctcggccgccgcgccgtccttcaccttcggcgtcggcagcgcCCGCGTCACCATCCCCGGCTCGTACCTCAACTACGCTCCCATCAGCACGAGCACTTGCTTCGGCGGCCTGCAGAGCAACACGGGCATCGGCATCTCCATCtacggcgacgtcgccctcaaggccgctTTCGTTGTCTTCAACGGCGGCACTAAGCAGCTCGGCTGGGCTGCTAAGACTCTCTCCTAA
- a CDS encoding Putative kinesin-like protein — protein MVADPNAASITVSVRVRPFTIREAAQLTRNDEGTVFLGDGSLAAAPPKLQRGGIRPVIKVVDDRCLVFDPPEDNPVHRFGRSVVPSGKKVKDQTFMFDRIFDENATQNDVYEGTTKQLLDSVLDGYNATVFAYGATGCGKTHTITGTSQHPGIIFMTMQELFEKINERSQDKTTEITLSYLEIYNETIRDLLIPGGSKQGLMLREDSNQAVSVAGLTSHHPKNVQEVMDMIVQGNEWRTVSPTEANATSSRSHAVLQINVSQKDRNADVNEPHTMATLSIIDLAGSERASATKNRGERLLEGANINKSLLALGSCINALCDPRKRNHVPYRNSKLTRLLKFSLGGNCKTVMIVCVSPSSVHFDETQNTLRYANRAKNIQTKVTRNVFNVNRHVKDFLVKIDEQIALINELKAQQKDAEKIFYAKFRKQLEKRDSVAREGIQRIRVAYDNSANDRREKINNMKKLRAFERRIGLLSAWIASFDTVCDQRGDEDAMPSPLLAIRKTAQGIMVELEHSRHHIHQKLENTNWERAVDTALHHSIKQLPGGDADAAEIDTLTREAELLKANFGRDANREVLDMDKVGDAAMVQVLLTAQFDILASLEDTLEMNEEDAVAHAKQIINRLLEAGFSAASHVVKPDGAKIPVEKFSPSKRGTPKRKKAAINNINNTSPVRQPAFVPPAEPASQPFASPMKLSPRRRKAGGPRSPRKGVSFTPVKKKAEAKRAVRWRDDEDEQGTLADFEKTPKKFDSTPEYNSPDKSTLRMPALPSYLQTDEPNSDTSPSLELPESASIPAAKPNRFQAGFLSKGRVSSIGSGSPTVPVPMMSLPLGSSPSSDNGDRVAPLRALDVHRSSNLSPPNFRSRIARVSPPPKTTLSGNVSADENNPPSSHNASGSESESPGFDARKIRSALHSMKKVRGEHRRVSSIGGPSANNARRVSSVSSLGSNHRASASFSGPLASSSNGISRQRRASAERRLSPPISCSPTDLRSDRAFTAGQARRMHLGGSLRGEGGSPQAPQHRMASADFKNRRITIGSLAATGKIEKTHASRPSVAGWR, from the exons ATGGTCGCCGACCCCAATGCTGCCTCCATCACGGTCTCAG TCCGAGTGCGACCGTTCACGATCCGAGAAGCCGCCCAACT AACCCGCAACGATGAGGGAACCGTCTTCCTGGGCGATGGctctctcgccgccgcaccACCAAAGCTCCAGAGGGGCGGCATTAGACCTGTcatcaaggtcgtcgacgacagaTGCCT AGTCTTCGACCCACCCGAGGACAACCCAGTCCACAGATTCGGCCGATCTGTCGTGCCCAGCggcaagaaggtcaaggaTCAGACCTTCATGTTCGACAGAATCTTTGACGAAAATGCCACACAAAACGACGTCTACGAAGGCACCACcaagcagctcctcgacagcgtcctcgacggctACAATGCCACCGTCTTTGCCTACGGTGCTACCGGTTGCGGCAAGACGCACACCATTACCGGCACATCCCAACACCCCGGAATCATCTTCATGACCATGCAGGAGCTGTTCGAAAAAATCAACGAGCGCAGCCAGGACAAGACCACGGAGATCACCCTCTCCTACCTCGAGATTTATAATGAGACCATCCGCGACCTGTTGATCCCCGGAGGCAGCAAGCAGGGATTGATGCTCCGTGAGGATTCGAATCAGGCCGTGTCTGTCGCAGGCTTGACGAGCCACCACCCCAAGAACGTGCAAGAGGTCATGGACATGATCGTCCAGGGTAACGAATGGCGTACTGTCTCACCGACCGAGGCCAACGCGACCTCCTCTCGTTCCCACGCCGTTCTCCAGATCAACGTCTCGCAAAAGGACCGCAACGCCGACGTCAACGAGCCGCACACCATGGCAACTCTCAGCATCATCGACCTTGCCGGCAGCGAGCGCGCCAGCGCCACCAAGAATCGCGGCGAGCGTCTGCTCGAAGGCGCAAACATCAACAAGTCCCTCTTAGCCCTGGGAAGCTGCATCAATGCCTTGTGCGATCCGCGCAAGCGCAACCACGTACCATATCGCAACAGCAAGCTTACTCGACTCCTCAAGTTCTCCCTTGGCGGCAACTGCAAGACGGTCATGATTGTATGTGTCAGCCCTTCGAGCGTCCACTTCGACGAGACCCAAAACACCCTCCGATACGCGAACCGAGCCAAGAACATCCAGACCAAGGTTACCCGCAACGTCTTCAACGTCAACAGACACGTCAAGGACTTCCTTGTCAAGATTGACGAGCAGATTGCGCTCATCAATGAGCTCAAGGCACAGCagaaggacgccgagaagatcTTCTACGCCAAGTTCCGCAAGCAACTGGAGAAGCGCGACTCGGTCGCTCGTGAAGGCATCCAGCGTATCCGCGTGGCCTACGACAACTCTGCCAACGACAGGCGGGAGAAGATTAACAACATGAAGAAGCTGCGGGCCTTCGAAAGGCGCATTGGCCTGCTCTCGGCTTGGATTGCCTCGTTCGACACGGTCTGCGACCAAAGAGGAGACGAAGATGCGATGCCCTCGCCCCTCCTCGCGATCCGCAAGACTGCTCAGGGTATCATGGTCGAGTTGGAGCACAGCCGCCACCACATCCACCAGAAGCTCGAGAACACCAACTGGGAACGGGCCGTTGATACCGCCCTCCATCATAGCATCAAACAGCTGCCCggaggcgacgccgacgccgccgagatcgatACCTTGACCCGCGAGGCGGAGCTTCTCAAGGCCAACTTTGGCAGAGACGCTAATCGTGAAGTTTTGGATATGGACAaggtcggcgatgcggccATGGTGCAGGTTCTCCTGACCGCGCAGTTCGACATCCTGGCTTCCCTTGAGGACACGTTGGAAATGaacgaggaagatgccgttGCACACGCAAAGCAGATAATCAACCGTTTGCTTGAAGCCGGCTTCTCGGCTGCTTCCCACGTCGTCAAGCCCGACGGTGCCAAGATTCCCGTCGAGAAGTTTTCCCCTAGCAAACGAGGCACCCCGAAGCGCAAGAAGGCGGCtatcaacaacatcaacaatACCTCTCCTGTCCGCCAGCCTGCCTTTGTCCCGCCTGCCGAGCCTGCGTCTCAACCCTTTGCGTCTCCCATGAAGTTATCGCCTCGTCGTAGGAAGGCAGGAGGGCCGCGGAGTCCTCGCAAGGGAGTCTCGTTTACGCcggtgaagaagaaggcggaaGCGAAACGGGCTGTTCGCTGGagggatgacgaggacgagcaaGGAACACTGGCGGATTTCGAAAAGACACCCAAGAAGTTCGACTCGACGCCAGAGTATAACTCACCCGACAAGTCGACTCTGAGAATGCCCGCCCTGCCTTCCTATCTGCAGACAGACGAGCCCAACTCGGACACGAGCCCGAGCCTGGAACTCCCCGAATCGGCGTCGATTCCGGCAGCCAAGCCTAACAGGTTTCAGGCTGGGTTCCTGTCCAAGGGCCGCGTCTCGTCTATTGGTTCTGGGTCTCCGACGGTGCCGGTCCCGATGATGTCGTTGCCCCTGGgctcgtcaccgtcgtcggaCAATGGAGACCGTGTGGCTCCGTTGCGCGCTCTCGACGTGCACCGTTCATCCAACCTGTCTCCGCCGAACTTTCGCTCTAGAATTGCGAGGGTCAGCCCGCCTCCGAAGACGACCCTCTCGGGAAATGTCTCGGCCGACGAGAACAACCCGCCATCATCGCACAATGCATCCGGCTCCGAGTCGGAGTCGCCCGGGTTCGATGCCCGGAAGATCCGATCTGCCTTGCACTCGATGAAGAAAGTCCGAGGCGAGCACCGTCGCGTGTCGTCCATAGGAGGACCATCGGCCAACAACGCCAGGCGGGTTTCTTCCGTCAGCTCGCTTGGGTCAAACCATCGAGCAtcggcgagcttctcgggACCGTTGGCTAGCAGCTCCAACGGCATTTCCCGTCAGCGCCGTGCCAGTGCGGAGCGAAGACTTTCGCCACCCATCAGCTGCTCGCCGACCGATCTCAGGAGCGACCGGGCGTTCACGGCAGGACAAGCGAGACGGATGCACCTTGGAGGCAGTCTGAGGGGCGAGGGAGGAAGCCCGCAGGCGCCTCAGCACAGAATGGCCAGTGCCGACTTCAAAAACCGGCGCATCACGATTGGCAGCCTGGCGGCTACTGGAAAGATCGAGAAGACTCACGCGTCCAGACCCAGCGTGGCGGGGTGGCGTTAA